DNA from Sulfitobacter albidus:
GCAAATGCCGAAGAGCTGACGATCTCTGCCCGCTTTCTGACCGAGAATTTTGACGAATCCGTCGCACTGCTGCGCGACGCCATCCAGAACCCGCGTTTTGATGAGGCGGATATCGAGCGGGTGCGCGCGCAGGTGCTGTCGGGGCTGAATTTCGCCTCGCAAGACCCCAATGAGATCGCGGCAAAGACCTTTGCGCAGATGGCTTACGGCGATCACCCCTACGGCACCGTCGAGGAAGGCACACCAGAGAGCGTCGCGGCACTGACCCGCGAGGATTTGCTGGAGGCGCACGCCAATGTGCTGGTGCGCGACCGGGTGATCGTGGGCGCTGTCGGGGATATCACGCCCGAACAACTGGGCACGCTGCTGGACACGCTGCTGAACGATCTGCCGCAAAGCGGGGCCCGGATGCCGCCCGAGGTGGTTCCGCAGATCGAGGGGGGTGTCAGTGTCGTCGATTACGACACGCCGCAATCGGTCGCGATCTTTGGCCAGCGCGGCATCGGTATCGACGATCCGGATTACTTTCCCGCCGTGATTCTCAATCAGGTGCTGGGCGGCGGATCGTTCGAAAGCCGCCTGATGAACGAGGTGCGCGAAAAGCGCGGGCTGACCTACGGCGTCTATTCCTACCTCTGGCCCCGCGATCTGGGCGCGGCCTACATGGGGCAGGTCAGCTCGGCCAACGACCGCATCGGCGAGGCGATTTCCGTGATCCGGGACGAATGGGCGCGCGCCGCGTCCGAAGGGATCACCCAACAGGAAATGGACGATGCCAAGACCTATCTGACCGGTGCCTACCCTCTGCGATTCGATGGCAACGGAACGATCGCGGGTATCCTCGTGGGGATGCAGTCGATCGGTCTGGACGCCGATTACGTCAAGACGCGCAACGAGCGGGTCGAGCGGGTGACGCTGGATGACGTCAAACGCGTCGCGGCGGAGCTTCTGGACCCTGAACAGCTGCACTTCGTCGTGGTGGGCAAGCCCGAGGGGCTGGAGAGCACCGCGACAGAAGCGAATTGAACGCCGGGGGCGGTGTGCCGCCCCCGCTATTCGCCGTAGGGGATCCAGATATTCTTGACCTCGGTTGCCTGTTGCAGGACGTGGCGCGTGTCGAATTTTTCCCAATCCACGCCCGCGCCGTTCTGCACCCAGCTGCGTTTGAGATTGGTCGCTGATCCCTCCTCGATTACCGCGTCGAGGGAGGGGTCGCCAAAACTCCACACCGCATCGACGTCCATGTGGCGCGCCAGTGTGTCGGCGGTGTCGGCCTGTGCACCGGTCAGGATGTTGAGGACCCCGGCAGGCACGTCTGACGTTTCGAGCACCTGCACAAAATCGGTGGCGGCCAGCGGGAAGGGCTCTGACGCGTGGGCGATCACCCGGTTGCCCATGGCGATGGCCGGGGCGGCGGTGGCGATCAGACCCAGAAGCGGCGCCTCGGCGGGGCAAAGCACGCCGATCACGCCCACGGGTTCCTTGACCGCGAGCGCCACACCCCGGATCGGGACGCCGTGCACCTGCCCGTCGTATTTGTCCGCCCAAGCGGCGGCGGTGAACAGCGCGTCGAGCGACGCCTCGACCTCACGCGCGCCTGTCTTGCCGCCACGCATCGCGTTCAGCCTGTCGGCGAATTCACCCCCCCGCACGGCGAGGTTTTCGGCGAGGTAATAGAGGATCTGCGCGCGCAGGTGGCCGGTGGTCTTGCTCCACCCTTTTGCCGCATGGGCGGCCTCGACCGCGTTGCGCACGTCCTTGCGGTTGGCGAGGCTCGCGTGGCCCAGAAGCGCGCCGCCCTTGCCCCAGACGGGGCGCGAATAGCCGCCGTCGGGGCGCGCCTGTTTGCCCCCGATATAAAGCTTGGCGGTGCGGTCGATACCGTCCGCAGGCGCGCCGTCGCCCGTCATGGCGCCGGGCTGGCTCAGTTTCCGGGGCGTCGCTTTCGGCTTGGTATAGGCGGCAAGCCCTTCCCAGCCGCCCTCACGGCCAAAGCCGCTTTCGCGCACGCCGCCAAATCCTGCGGCGGCGTCCATCATGTTGGTGCCGTTGATCCAGACGATGCCCGCCGCCAGCTTGGGCGCGGTATCCAGCGCAAGGTTGATGTTCTCACTCCACACGCTTGCGGCCAGCCCGTAGCGGGTATTGTTGGCGATCTCGACCGCCTCGGCTGGCGTGCGGAAGGTGGTGGAGACGAGCACGGGGCCAAAGATCTCTTCCTGCATCAAGGTATCGGCGGGGTAGAGGCCGGTGATGAGCGTGGGCGGATAAAAGCTGCCGGTTTCAGGCATGTCGCAGGCGGCGACATGGGTGTGACCGGCGGTATTGGCACCCACAAGCGCGCGGATCGTGTCGAGCTGTTTGGGATCGACGATGGCGCCCACGTCGATGGATTTATCGAGCGGGGAGCCCACGCGCAGCTTGTCCATGCGCGCGCGCAGCTTGGCGTGGAAGAGATCGGCGATGGGTTCATGCACCAGCAGGCGCGAGCCCGCGCAGCAGACTTGCCCCTGATTGAACCAGATCGCATCGACCAGCCCCTCGACCGCTGAATCGATATCGGCGTCGTCAAAGACGATGTAGGGGGATTTGCCGCCCAGTTCGAGCGTGAGCGCCTTGCCGGAGCCTGCGGTCGCCTCGCGGATGCGGCGGCCCACGGCGGTGGAGCCGGTAAAGGCGATCTTGTCGACGTCGGCGTTCACGATCATCTCACCCACTGCGCCGTCGCCGGTGACGATGTTCACCACGCCCTTGGGCACCCCGGCCTGACGGCAGATGTCGGCGAACAACAGCGCGGTGAGCGACGTATACTCGGCCGGTTTCAGCACCACCGTGTTGCCCATGGCCAGCGCCGGTGCGACCTTCCACGCCAGCATCAGCAGCGGGAAATTCCACGGGATCACCTGACCGCAAACCCCCAGCGCACGGGCATCGGGCAGTTCTGACGCCATCAGTTGGGCCATGCCCGCGTGATAGTAGAAATGCCGTTGCGCCAATGGCACGTCGATATCGCGCGCCTCGCGGATGGGTTTGCCGTTGTCGAGGGTTTCGAGGGTGGCAAAGAGGCGGCTGTGTTTCTGCAACAGCCGCGCAATGGCATACAGGACGCGAGCGCGGGTCGCACCGCCCGCCTTTTCCCACGCGGGCTGCGCGCGCCGGGCCGCTTTGACGGCGGCATCCACATCCGCCTGCGTCGCCTGGCTCAGATGCGCCAGCACCTCACCGGTGGCGGGGTTGCGGCTGTCGAATGTCTCGCCCGGCGCGGTCATCGCCCCGTCGATGAAATGGCCGAACCGACTGCCCTGATCGGTGATCCAGGCAAAGGCGTCGGCGGCGGATTCGGTTGCCTCGCCGTAGGACATGTCGTCGAAGATGTCGGAAATGCTCATGTCGGTGCCCTTAGCTTGTCGGGTGGCGGTAGGCGGCGGAATAGGCGCCGGTGAGGTGATGCTCAAGCTGGCGCTCGATATCGCCCAGAAGCGACGAGGCGCCAAAGCGGAAGAGATCGGGCATGAGCCAGCGATCGCCCAGCTCTTCCTTGATCAGCGCGAGATAGGTGATCGCGTCTTTGGCCTTGGAAATCCCGCCCGCCGGTTTGTAGCCGACGCGCAGGCCGGTGCGGTCATAATAGTCGCGGATCGCGCGCAGCATCACCAGCGTGACGGGCAGGGTGGCGTTGACGCTTTCCTTGCCGGTCGAGGTCTTGATGAAATCCGCACCCGCCATCATGCACACGAGGCTGGCGCGCGCGACGTTGCGCAGGCTGCCAAGCTCGCCGGTGGCGAGGATCGCCTTGATGTGGGCGGGGCCGCAGGCGGCGCGGAACGCCGCCATCTCATCGTAGAGCGCCTGCCAGTTGCCCGACAAAACGTGGCGGCGCGAGATGACGATATCGATCTCATGGGCGCCCGCGGCGACCGATTGCTCGATCTCGGCGATGCGCAGGGGCAAGGGCGACAGACCCGCCGGAAATCCGGTAGAGACGGCGGCGACGGGGATATCGGTGCCGCGCAGTGCGGTGACGGCCGCCGGGATCATCTCGTGATAGACGCAGACGGCGCCGGTGGTGAGGCCCGCCATGCCGAGCGCGTCAAGCGTGTCCGCCGCAATCGGCTGGCGCGCCTTGGCGCAAAGCCGCCCGACGCGCCGTTCGGTATCGTCGCCCGAAAGCGTGGTCAGGTCGATGCAGCTGACCGCCTTGAGAAGCCACGCGGCCTGATGCGCCTTTTTCACCGATCGCCGCGCGGGCAGCGACGCCGCGCGCCGCTCGATGGCGGAGGTATTGGCCTGCGCGCTCAGCACCCAGTTGAGATCCAGCGGCATCCCTGCGTTGCGCGGCTCCGTCACTTGCGGGAGCTGGGCGGTCGCGGTCTGCGGGGCGG
Protein-coding regions in this window:
- a CDS encoding aldehyde dehydrogenase family protein; translation: MSISDIFDDMSYGEATESAADAFAWITDQGSRFGHFIDGAMTAPGETFDSRNPATGEVLAHLSQATQADVDAAVKAARRAQPAWEKAGGATRARVLYAIARLLQKHSRLFATLETLDNGKPIREARDIDVPLAQRHFYYHAGMAQLMASELPDARALGVCGQVIPWNFPLLMLAWKVAPALAMGNTVVLKPAEYTSLTALLFADICRQAGVPKGVVNIVTGDGAVGEMIVNADVDKIAFTGSTAVGRRIREATAGSGKALTLELGGKSPYIVFDDADIDSAVEGLVDAIWFNQGQVCCAGSRLLVHEPIADLFHAKLRARMDKLRVGSPLDKSIDVGAIVDPKQLDTIRALVGANTAGHTHVAACDMPETGSFYPPTLITGLYPADTLMQEEIFGPVLVSTTFRTPAEAVEIANNTRYGLAASVWSENINLALDTAPKLAAGIVWINGTNMMDAAAGFGGVRESGFGREGGWEGLAAYTKPKATPRKLSQPGAMTGDGAPADGIDRTAKLYIGGKQARPDGGYSRPVWGKGGALLGHASLANRKDVRNAVEAAHAAKGWSKTTGHLRAQILYYLAENLAVRGGEFADRLNAMRGGKTGAREVEASLDALFTAAAWADKYDGQVHGVPIRGVALAVKEPVGVIGVLCPAEAPLLGLIATAAPAIAMGNRVIAHASEPFPLAATDFVQVLETSDVPAGVLNILTGAQADTADTLARHMDVDAVWSFGDPSLDAVIEEGSATNLKRSWVQNGAGVDWEKFDTRHVLQQATEVKNIWIPYGE
- the deoC gene encoding deoxyribose-phosphate aldolase yields the protein MSDTKTAPQTATAQLPQVTEPRNAGMPLDLNWVLSAQANTSAIERRAASLPARRSVKKAHQAAWLLKAVSCIDLTTLSGDDTERRVGRLCAKARQPIAADTLDALGMAGLTTGAVCVYHEMIPAAVTALRGTDIPVAAVSTGFPAGLSPLPLRIAEIEQSVAAGAHEIDIVISRRHVLSGNWQALYDEMAAFRAACGPAHIKAILATGELGSLRNVARASLVCMMAGADFIKTSTGKESVNATLPVTLVMLRAIRDYYDRTGLRVGYKPAGGISKAKDAITYLALIKEELGDRWLMPDLFRFGASSLLGDIERQLEHHLTGAYSAAYRHPTS